From a region of the Candidatus Bathyarchaeota archaeon genome:
- a CDS encoding minichromosome maintenance protein MCM, which yields MAKTTEEVEIDPQQRFEDFFKQDKYRERISQMAIGNSTSLIIEFEDLMVFDMALAQILVEKPDEYSGYINRAAYSQLETEDSEYALKIESVTVRFRNLPESTALRMLGAANIGRLVMVEGIIVRASPVQPQVLRAAFKCKRCGETAYLDQAGPFLKAPLRCEVPHCQSKGPFEFVQEGSTFIDYQQIRIQERPEDLPPGQLPRTLNVKLISRDLVDTARPGDHVAIIGIVRAVAPVFPTAGKLRVFRLHVDANFIDIESKEPEMVLVSPEEEKKILEFAADPWIHRNIIRSIAPSIYGYETIKEAIMYIVFGGVPKQLADISIRGELNILLLGDPGTAKSQLLQYVAAIAPRGLYTSGRGTTAAGLTAAVLREKGGGMTLEAGALVLADKGVACIDEIDKMRPEDRVAIHEVMEQHTVSVAKGGIVATLNARTAILAAANPSLGRYDAYKTVTENINLPITILSRFDLIFVLKDVPEKDLDEKMSAHILEIHRRGVAPLETPVPSDLLRKYISYAKNIKPVLTDEASQRLRAFYLEMRAITEKIEGSPIAITARQLESLIRLAEARARIALRKEVTAEDAEAAIVIMNKSLEEVGIDMSTQMRDIDIIMVGKPKSMQDKLRVILTEIVEMSKETGMIEKRLLLDELSSKHKIEAFEAQKLIGRMIRDGTIYERRPGFLSKV from the coding sequence GTGGCAAAAACGACTGAAGAAGTTGAAATCGACCCTCAGCAACGCTTTGAAGATTTTTTCAAGCAAGATAAATATCGTGAAAGAATATCTCAGATGGCAATCGGCAACAGCACTTCACTTATTATAGAGTTTGAAGACCTAATGGTTTTCGATATGGCATTGGCACAAATTTTGGTGGAAAAGCCAGATGAATATTCAGGGTACATAAATAGAGCTGCTTATTCGCAGCTGGAAACAGAAGACAGCGAATACGCGTTAAAGATAGAAAGCGTCACTGTTCGTTTCAGAAATTTGCCTGAATCAACGGCTTTGCGCATGTTGGGAGCGGCTAACATCGGTAGGCTGGTGATGGTTGAGGGCATAATCGTGCGCGCCTCTCCAGTGCAGCCTCAGGTGTTGCGAGCAGCGTTCAAATGCAAAAGATGCGGTGAAACTGCTTACCTAGACCAGGCAGGTCCCTTTCTGAAGGCGCCTTTACGGTGCGAGGTCCCTCATTGTCAGAGTAAAGGACCTTTCGAATTTGTTCAAGAGGGTTCTACTTTTATCGATTACCAGCAGATTCGCATACAAGAGCGGCCTGAAGATTTGCCTCCAGGTCAGCTACCTCGAACTTTGAATGTGAAGCTCATAAGCCGCGACCTTGTTGACACGGCTAGACCAGGCGATCATGTTGCAATAATTGGCATTGTTCGTGCTGTGGCACCGGTTTTTCCTACGGCTGGAAAACTTCGGGTTTTCCGTCTTCATGTTGACGCTAATTTCATAGATATAGAGAGTAAAGAGCCAGAAATGGTTCTCGTTTCACCAGAGGAAGAAAAGAAAATCCTTGAATTTGCCGCTGACCCGTGGATTCACAGAAACATTATACGTTCAATTGCCCCTTCCATCTACGGCTATGAAACCATCAAAGAAGCCATAATGTACATAGTTTTCGGCGGCGTTCCAAAACAATTAGCGGACATCTCAATTAGAGGCGAACTAAACATTCTTCTTCTTGGCGACCCAGGTACCGCCAAGTCACAATTGCTCCAGTACGTAGCTGCAATCGCTCCGAGAGGCTTGTATACTTCCGGTCGTGGAACAACTGCAGCGGGTTTGACTGCTGCTGTGTTGCGTGAGAAAGGCGGGGGAATGACTCTTGAGGCTGGCGCACTTGTCTTGGCAGACAAAGGAGTCGCGTGTATTGATGAGATTGACAAAATGCGTCCAGAAGACAGGGTGGCAATTCACGAAGTTATGGAACAACACACAGTGTCCGTGGCGAAAGGCGGTATTGTGGCAACTCTCAACGCAAGAACAGCCATTCTTGCAGCTGCCAACCCCTCCTTAGGGAGGTATGATGCTTATAAGACAGTGACTGAAAACATAAACTTGCCTATCACCATTCTCTCAAGATTTGACCTAATCTTCGTGTTAAAAGACGTTCCTGAAAAGGATTTGGACGAGAAAATGTCGGCCCACATTCTAGAAATACATAGACGAGGCGTAGCGCCTTTAGAAACACCTGTCCCGTCAGATCTACTTCGGAAATATATCAGTTATGCGAAGAACATAAAACCCGTGTTAACCGATGAGGCATCACAGCGGCTAAGAGCTTTCTATCTAGAGATGAGAGCAATTACAGAAAAAATTGAAGGTTCACCTATAGCCATCACGGCAAGGCAGCTGGAATCTCTGATCAGGCTGGCGGAGGCAAGGGCGCGGATTGCGCTTCGAAAAGAAGTTACTGCCGAAGACGCTGAAGCTGCTATTGTCATTATGAATAAATCGTTGGAAGAAGTGGGCATTGACATGTCAACCCAAATGCGGGACATTGACATAATCATGGTTGGAAAACCGAAGAGCATGCAAGACAAGTTGAGAGTAATCCTCACTGAAATTGTTGAAATGTCAAAAGAAACAGGTATGATTGAAAAAAGACTACTCTTGGACGAACTTTCAAGCAAGCATAAAATCGAAGCGTTTGAAGCCCAGAAGCTTATTGGACGGATGATAAGAGACGGGACAATATATGAACGGCGACCAGGCTTCCTAAGCAAAGTATAG
- a CDS encoding thioredoxin family protein, with translation MGHSIEVFTAGCHLCDETIEIVQNTKCNECIVSEYNILEKCESEICLQKAKEYGIKAVPTIVVDGKIAIVGKPTVRQVKDALGL, from the coding sequence ATGGGTCATTCTATTGAAGTGTTTACGGCTGGATGCCATTTGTGCGACGAAACGATAGAAATTGTTCAGAATACTAAATGTAACGAATGTATTGTGAGTGAGTATAACATTCTGGAAAAATGTGAAAGTGAAATTTGTTTGCAGAAGGCTAAGGAATACGGGATAAAGGCTGTTCCGACAATTGTAGTTGATGGGAAGATTGCGATTGTTGGCAAGCCAACGGTCAGACAAGTCAAAGATGCATTAGGATTGTAG
- a CDS encoding HypC/HybG/HupF family hydrogenase formation chaperone has product MCLAIPAKVVKVHGDVAEVDFGGGVLREVNVVLVEAKVDEYVLVHAGYAIQVIDRKEAEETLRLWNEILKMEEPND; this is encoded by the coding sequence ATGTGTTTGGCAATTCCCGCAAAAGTTGTGAAGGTTCATGGTGATGTAGCTGAGGTGGACTTCGGTGGAGGTGTCCTTAGAGAAGTAAACGTTGTTCTGGTAGAGGCGAAGGTTGATGAGTACGTTTTGGTTCACGCAGGTTATGCTATCCAAGTAATTGACAGAAAAGAGGCTGAGGAGACTCTTAGATTGTGGAATGAAATTTTGAAAATGGAAGAGCCAAATGACTAA
- a CDS encoding MFS transporter, with protein sequence MNQKEDKPRFGFMTRNYLVLTLTSTLWGIPTSICNTYFSLYVFGLGGTEITIGIIAALGSTTYVIFSIIGGHIADLYGRKKLIGLMTIILGLSQFLVAIAPNWQFLILAIILTNMCWIFEPAFWAILADSINEQKRGTAFAFYSCLSFLPWAIMPSIGGYLIDIHGILAPMRWAYVGLAIIGITAGIIRLSMLTETISPQNRQTDEQHSLKGLSKLIKDAFKGHLQTWSWMPHSALALTAIYILWAFEYGLVEPYWIVYAEEIISVTSTQWGIVIGVGSAISIASKILIVGKLLDKFSRRKILLATTALDIFTYLLFIRCGMFIQVLTLWTASSFIWSFYEPTYSSLEADLIPEERRGRAFAAFGVAWSAFSVPASLLGGFVYERVNPELSFVMASVVIMLAFILTALFIKQPQRTEK encoded by the coding sequence TTGAACCAAAAAGAGGACAAGCCACGCTTCGGCTTCATGACACGCAACTACTTAGTGCTAACCCTCACATCCACACTATGGGGAATACCCACAAGCATCTGTAACACCTACTTCTCCCTATACGTCTTCGGACTAGGCGGAACAGAAATAACAATAGGCATAATCGCAGCCCTAGGAAGCACTACTTATGTCATATTCTCGATCATAGGCGGCCACATAGCAGACCTGTACGGCAGAAAGAAACTAATCGGCTTAATGACCATAATCCTTGGGTTAAGCCAATTCCTCGTAGCAATCGCACCCAACTGGCAATTCCTAATCCTAGCCATAATACTAACAAACATGTGCTGGATATTCGAACCCGCATTCTGGGCCATACTAGCAGACTCCATAAACGAACAAAAAAGAGGAACAGCCTTCGCATTCTACAGCTGCCTAAGCTTCCTACCATGGGCCATAATGCCCTCCATCGGCGGCTACCTAATCGACATCCACGGCATTCTAGCCCCAATGAGATGGGCTTACGTTGGCCTGGCAATAATAGGCATAACTGCAGGAATAATACGACTATCCATGCTCACAGAAACCATTTCTCCTCAGAACAGACAAACTGATGAGCAACATAGCCTTAAAGGATTAAGCAAACTCATAAAAGACGCCTTCAAAGGACACTTACAAACATGGTCATGGATGCCCCACTCAGCCCTCGCCCTAACAGCCATATACATTTTATGGGCATTCGAATACGGCCTAGTCGAACCCTACTGGATAGTCTACGCCGAAGAAATAATCAGCGTCACATCTACACAATGGGGCATCGTCATAGGCGTAGGCAGTGCAATCAGCATCGCGTCGAAGATACTTATAGTTGGCAAACTGTTAGACAAATTCAGTCGAAGAAAAATTCTGTTAGCAACAACAGCCTTAGACATATTTACCTACCTTCTCTTTATCCGCTGCGGGATGTTCATACAAGTTCTAACTCTCTGGACCGCAAGTTCCTTCATATGGTCTTTTTATGAACCAACATACTCATCTTTGGAAGCAGACCTGATTCCAGAAGAAAGAAGAGGAAGAGCGTTCGCTGCTTTCGGCGTTGCTTGGTCAGCATTCAGCGTTCCAGCAAGTCTTCTAGGAGGATTCGTTTACGAGCGAGTTAATCCTGAATTGTCCTTCGTCATGGCATCGGTTGTCATTATGCTAGCTTTTATTCTAACTGCACTATTCATTAAGCAACCACAACGCACTGAAAAGTAG
- the hypD gene encoding hydrogenase formation protein HypD has translation MVTKHILELTPDYLVKFCHVCGTHEWTVTHFGLRSFLPKNVEVIAGPGCPVCVLPAAEIDEAVKLALKGVTVATFGDVLRVPGSDLSLVEARAKGGDVRVVYGVGDAVKMAKEEPGRDFAFFAIGFETTVPTTANEVLKGPPENLSFLVSHRLIPPAMELLLGIGDLHIDGFIAPGHVSTIIGLKPYEVFTSAYHMPVVVAGFEPLDVLFAVDLLLRQLRDGVARLENEYGRAVKREGNVKALKLVSRVFDVVKGGWRGLGMLPSSAFALKDEFKEWDARKKHGVKVKAGRDLLPGCQCHLVMIGKIKPSECPLFMDACRPESPKGACMVSMEGTCRIWAKHGVKQ, from the coding sequence CTGGTTACAAAGCACATTCTTGAGCTTACGCCAGACTACTTGGTGAAGTTTTGCCACGTTTGCGGGACTCATGAGTGGACGGTGACTCATTTTGGGCTGCGCAGTTTCTTGCCGAAAAATGTGGAGGTGATTGCGGGGCCTGGATGTCCTGTCTGTGTTTTACCTGCGGCAGAAATTGATGAGGCAGTTAAGTTGGCGTTGAAGGGGGTTACGGTTGCAACTTTTGGGGATGTTCTGCGGGTTCCCGGTTCGGACTTGTCTTTGGTTGAGGCGAGGGCTAAGGGAGGTGACGTGCGTGTTGTTTACGGTGTCGGTGATGCTGTGAAGATGGCAAAGGAAGAACCGGGTAGAGATTTTGCTTTTTTTGCAATTGGTTTTGAGACAACTGTGCCTACGACGGCGAATGAAGTGTTAAAGGGGCCGCCTGAGAATCTTAGTTTTCTTGTTTCGCATCGTTTGATCCCGCCGGCTATGGAGCTGTTGTTGGGGATTGGAGATTTGCATATTGACGGATTTATTGCACCGGGTCATGTTTCAACTATTATTGGTTTGAAGCCCTACGAGGTGTTTACGAGTGCTTATCATATGCCTGTTGTGGTCGCTGGTTTTGAGCCTTTAGATGTACTGTTTGCAGTTGACTTATTATTGCGACAATTGAGGGACGGGGTGGCTAGGTTGGAGAACGAGTATGGGCGGGCTGTGAAACGGGAGGGAAATGTAAAGGCGTTAAAGCTTGTTAGTCGTGTTTTCGATGTCGTTAAAGGTGGTTGGAGAGGTCTAGGAATGTTGCCTTCATCAGCGTTTGCCTTGAAAGACGAGTTTAAAGAGTGGGATGCTCGAAAGAAGCACGGTGTAAAAGTAAAAGCTGGCAGAGATCTTTTACCTGGATGCCAATGCCATTTAGTAATGATCGGAAAAATTAAGCCCAGCGAATGCCCATTGTTCATGGATGCTTGCAGGCCCGAGTCGCCGAAGGGAGCTTGCATGGTTTCAATGGAAGGTACTTGTCGTATTTGGGCGAAGCATGGTGTAAAGCAGTAG
- a CDS encoding DEAD/DEAH box helicase, translating to MKVEELPIPEQVKEVVMKSGISKLYPPQEEAVRAGALEGKDLVLASPTASGKTLTAELCALKHVVERGGKVLYLTPLRALASEKYEDFKKYSGVPKLDGRRVRVGISTGDYDSSDPWLGRYDIIISTNEKADSLLRHRSKWVDEISLVVADEVHLLNDSERGPTLEVVLARLMQINPEIQVLALSATIKNVEELADWLKAEYVTTEWRPVKLKEGVLLHQEIQFKDGGATKIGKHSRNPALNLALHVVKSGGQALIFASTRKNAVSLAKKLAAELDIFLSKPAKRSLNLLGERMLATGERTRISELLAGFVKHGAAFHHAGLGGGHRRLLEEAFREGKIKVLTATPTLAFGVNLPARMVIIHDYRRYEVGYGYYPIPVLEYKQMAGRAGRPKYDKVGEAILIAKTDDEQDYLMENYVLAEPERIWSKLAVERILRPHVLSTIAAQYAQTEQGVYDFFGKTFYAYQYDPKAIRLVITKILKFLYDEEMIDAGGKNLFATKFGRRVSDLYIDPISAVFIRDALRARAPVITDISFLHMIAHTPDMYPKLRPYSSEVDELALFVDKHRDEFMFEPPSEFDDHFDFEEFMGEAKLAWVMQSWIEEVTEDQMIERFRVQPGDLYRLINSAKWLLYASRELAGLLKQKDLASQLNKLMERSANGVKVELLPLVRLEGVGRVRARILFNSGLKTVDDLKRASVERLVGLPLIGSRVAKKIKEQVGGFVKSEQWKKLGEEETPEQQSLSEYY from the coding sequence TTGAAAGTTGAAGAGCTGCCTATTCCTGAACAAGTGAAAGAAGTTGTTATGAAATCTGGGATTTCTAAGCTTTATCCTCCCCAAGAGGAAGCAGTTCGCGCAGGCGCTCTTGAAGGAAAAGACCTTGTTTTGGCAAGCCCCACTGCTTCTGGCAAAACTCTCACGGCGGAGCTTTGCGCTCTTAAGCATGTCGTAGAGCGCGGTGGAAAGGTTCTCTATTTAACTCCTCTAAGAGCTTTAGCCAGCGAAAAATATGAAGACTTCAAAAAATACAGTGGCGTTCCAAAGCTTGATGGGCGACGTGTACGCGTCGGCATCAGCACCGGCGATTATGACAGCAGTGACCCGTGGCTTGGAAGATATGACATAATCATCTCAACTAACGAGAAGGCTGATTCGCTTTTAAGGCACCGGTCTAAGTGGGTGGATGAGATATCGCTTGTAGTTGCTGATGAAGTTCATTTGCTCAACGATTCTGAACGGGGACCGACGCTTGAAGTTGTGTTGGCGAGGCTGATGCAGATTAACCCAGAAATTCAAGTCTTAGCTCTGAGCGCCACGATAAAGAACGTTGAAGAACTGGCGGACTGGCTTAAAGCTGAATATGTTACAACCGAGTGGAGACCCGTTAAGCTGAAGGAAGGAGTTCTTCTTCATCAGGAAATACAATTCAAAGACGGCGGGGCTACGAAAATAGGAAAACACTCCAGAAACCCCGCTTTGAACCTTGCCCTCCACGTTGTTAAGTCTGGCGGTCAAGCACTCATCTTCGCATCAACACGGAAGAACGCGGTTTCTCTGGCGAAAAAATTGGCTGCTGAACTGGACATTTTCCTCTCAAAGCCGGCTAAACGTTCTTTGAACCTACTTGGTGAGCGGATGTTAGCAACCGGCGAGCGAACGAGAATAAGCGAGCTTCTTGCCGGCTTTGTCAAGCATGGAGCGGCTTTTCATCACGCTGGGTTGGGGGGTGGTCACCGAAGGCTGCTGGAAGAGGCTTTCCGAGAAGGTAAAATCAAGGTCTTAACTGCTACGCCGACTCTAGCTTTCGGCGTTAACCTGCCGGCGAGAATGGTGATAATTCATGATTATAGGCGTTACGAGGTGGGTTATGGCTACTATCCCATACCTGTTCTGGAGTATAAGCAGATGGCCGGTAGGGCTGGAAGGCCGAAGTATGACAAGGTTGGTGAAGCGATTCTTATAGCCAAGACGGATGACGAGCAGGATTATCTGATGGAAAATTATGTTTTAGCGGAGCCTGAGCGTATCTGGTCAAAGCTTGCGGTGGAACGAATCTTACGTCCCCATGTCTTGTCAACCATTGCTGCTCAATATGCACAGACTGAGCAGGGTGTTTACGATTTCTTTGGCAAAACCTTCTATGCCTATCAGTATGATCCTAAGGCTATTAGGCTGGTTATAACTAAGATTCTTAAGTTTCTCTATGATGAAGAGATGATTGACGCAGGTGGCAAGAACCTTTTTGCTACGAAGTTTGGTCGTCGGGTTTCAGATCTTTACATTGACCCGATTTCAGCTGTTTTTATTCGCGATGCGTTGCGTGCTCGTGCGCCCGTGATAACTGACATTAGCTTTCTCCACATGATAGCTCATACTCCGGACATGTACCCGAAACTGCGTCCTTATTCTAGCGAGGTTGATGAGCTTGCGTTGTTTGTGGATAAGCACAGGGACGAGTTTATGTTTGAACCGCCCAGCGAGTTTGATGACCATTTTGATTTTGAAGAGTTCATGGGTGAGGCGAAATTGGCGTGGGTAATGCAGTCGTGGATTGAAGAGGTCACTGAAGACCAGATGATTGAGCGCTTTCGAGTGCAGCCTGGCGACTTGTATAGGCTTATTAACTCTGCGAAATGGCTGCTTTATGCTTCTAGGGAACTCGCGGGTTTGCTCAAGCAGAAAGACTTAGCGTCACAGTTGAATAAGTTAATGGAGCGCAGTGCTAATGGTGTAAAGGTGGAGCTGTTGCCTCTTGTTCGTCTGGAAGGCGTCGGCAGAGTGCGTGCTCGCATTCTTTTCAACTCTGGCTTGAAGACGGTGGATGATCTAAAGCGTGCGTCGGTGGAAAGGCTTGTGGGGTTGCCTCTTATTGGATCAAGGGTTGCTAAGAAGATTAAGGAGCAAGTTGGCGGGTTTGTGAAGTCAGAGCAATGGAAGAAGCTGGGAGAGGAAGAAACTCCTGAGCAACAATCCCTCTCCGAATACTACTAA
- a CDS encoding efflux RND transporter permease subunit, with translation MSKEKKSRISGSPLRYLFPIATLISIVLALIGGLYSIYLEPSPSIYTHLGVIALIMVGVLMKSFFDHLIVKRKEKKEEIKILKDLLMECEGNLELIRNKKIQWPQVHFSIISYDIVKEKAMLSGFSSKLHKQIEASYQLVSEIEKRKFRAFDQKTDMMLEKLAQILSEAIKELKERIYRHRS, from the coding sequence TTGTCAAAGGAAAAGAAGAGTAGAATTTCTGGTTCACCGTTAAGATACCTATTTCCGATAGCAACACTGATCTCAATAGTCCTTGCCTTAATAGGTGGTTTATACTCAATCTATTTAGAGCCTTCTCCTTCGATCTATACCCACCTAGGAGTAATAGCCCTAATTATGGTCGGTGTTTTGATGAAATCTTTCTTCGATCATCTTATAGTTAAGAGAAAGGAGAAAAAGGAAGAGATAAAGATCCTGAAGGATTTGCTGATGGAATGCGAAGGAAACTTGGAGTTAATCAGGAACAAAAAGATACAATGGCCTCAGGTCCATTTCAGCATAATTTCGTATGACATAGTAAAGGAAAAGGCAATGCTTAGCGGTTTTTCATCCAAGCTTCATAAGCAAATTGAAGCGTCTTACCAACTAGTTTCAGAGATAGAAAAACGAAAATTCCGTGCCTTCGACCAAAAAACCGACATGATGCTTGAGAAACTTGCGCAAATACTTTCAGAAGCAATAAAAGAACTTAAGGAAAGAATCTATCGCCATCGCTCATAG
- the hypF gene encoding carbamoyltransferase HypF: MRAEIKALGIVQGVGFRPFIFRIATANNLKGYVRNRGDAGVEIVVEGMELDINHFLNDLEKKRPPLACVYKTLVRYKKGTGSFNEFTILKSSEAKELAGSVIPPDIAICNECLKELRNPSDPRHDYFFITCTNCGPRYTTIRKLPYDRQNTTMQDFEMCEFCKTEYTNPANRRFHAQTVACPKCGPQAYLTTNKGELVPLKDPIREAGHLLEAGHVLAIKGYGGFHVATATTKDDPIRRLREVKQRAQKPFAIMARNLQTVRTFANVSQKEAKTLSSHARPIVLLDKAENYYLSELIAPSLHNVGVMLPYTGLHVMLFDQVKEPAFVMTSANPPSQPIVADNIEALKTLGSAVDYFLFHNRAIAQRCDDSVIRLHNRKMSFIRRSRGYAPAPVNLKHSFSKCVLGVGAEENVTSCILWHDKAFISQYIGDVENLETLTFLKRTIRHLTSLTNAKIDAVACDLHPKFATTRLAQEIADEVDCSVTPVQHHHAHMLSLMGEHGLDEIVGIVCDGYGYGENGKPWGGEVLHCSQDRFNRVGHLQEQLLVGGDLVARYPLRMAAGILNDVVNIENWLLRRSKYLPHGKEEAQTIISQLNSKHPPLTTTSCGRVLDAVSAILDICHERTYQGEPAMKLEAAATHGQDMLKLEPEIENEVLDTTRIVRAVFEAKDDFSTADLAYSTQSYMAKGMAQLAVGAAQKIGIKAIGFSGGVAYNKHITSAIKKLVEKKGVKFYMHNSLPAGDGGISFGQALAAVICASG, from the coding sequence GTGCGTGCAGAAATCAAAGCCCTCGGCATCGTTCAAGGAGTAGGATTTCGTCCTTTCATCTTCCGGATAGCCACTGCAAACAACCTTAAAGGCTACGTTAGGAACCGAGGTGATGCAGGTGTAGAAATTGTTGTAGAGGGCATGGAACTCGACATAAATCATTTTCTGAATGACTTGGAAAAGAAGAGACCGCCCCTCGCCTGCGTTTACAAAACACTTGTACGTTATAAGAAAGGCACAGGAAGCTTCAATGAGTTCACCATCCTGAAAAGCTCTGAGGCAAAGGAACTAGCAGGCTCAGTAATTCCACCAGACATCGCTATATGCAACGAATGTCTAAAAGAACTTCGTAACCCTTCAGATCCGAGACACGATTACTTCTTTATCACATGTACCAACTGCGGTCCACGCTACACAACAATCCGCAAACTGCCCTACGACAGGCAAAACACCACAATGCAAGATTTTGAAATGTGCGAGTTCTGCAAAACAGAGTACACAAACCCCGCTAACAGAAGATTCCACGCCCAAACGGTGGCTTGCCCCAAATGTGGACCACAAGCATATCTGACGACAAACAAGGGCGAACTTGTACCCCTTAAAGATCCAATACGCGAAGCGGGGCATCTGCTAGAGGCAGGACATGTGCTCGCAATCAAAGGCTACGGTGGCTTTCACGTAGCAACCGCGACAACCAAAGATGACCCCATACGCAGACTTCGAGAGGTTAAGCAAAGAGCCCAAAAGCCCTTCGCCATCATGGCACGAAACCTACAAACAGTTCGCACCTTTGCAAACGTTAGCCAAAAAGAAGCAAAAACACTATCTTCACATGCAAGGCCAATAGTGCTCCTAGACAAAGCAGAAAACTACTATCTTTCAGAGCTAATCGCGCCAAGCCTACATAACGTCGGTGTAATGCTGCCATACACCGGATTGCATGTAATGCTGTTTGATCAAGTAAAAGAACCGGCATTTGTTATGACCAGTGCAAATCCTCCAAGCCAACCAATAGTCGCAGATAACATCGAAGCTTTGAAGACGCTGGGCTCTGCAGTTGACTATTTCTTGTTTCACAACAGAGCGATTGCCCAAAGATGCGACGACTCGGTCATCCGTTTACACAACAGGAAAATGAGTTTCATCCGGAGATCGCGAGGATACGCCCCCGCGCCTGTTAATCTCAAACATTCATTCAGCAAGTGTGTGTTAGGCGTAGGTGCAGAAGAAAATGTAACCTCTTGTATTCTGTGGCATGATAAGGCTTTCATATCCCAATATATAGGTGACGTAGAAAACCTTGAAACTTTGACCTTCTTAAAAAGAACAATTCGCCACCTAACGTCACTGACAAATGCGAAAATCGACGCAGTTGCCTGTGATTTACATCCGAAATTTGCCACGACAAGATTGGCTCAAGAGATTGCAGACGAAGTAGATTGCTCAGTTACACCTGTTCAACATCATCATGCGCACATGCTTTCCTTGATGGGAGAACACGGTTTGGACGAGATTGTCGGAATCGTCTGCGATGGCTATGGCTATGGAGAGAACGGAAAACCTTGGGGAGGCGAAGTTCTCCACTGTAGCCAAGACCGTTTTAACCGAGTTGGCCATCTCCAGGAACAACTCCTAGTTGGAGGCGATTTAGTAGCCCGCTATCCTCTTCGAATGGCAGCGGGAATACTAAACGACGTAGTAAACATTGAAAACTGGCTTCTAAGAAGAAGCAAATATCTCCCTCACGGAAAAGAAGAAGCGCAAACAATAATCAGCCAACTTAACAGCAAACACCCCCCCTTAACCACCACAAGCTGCGGACGAGTTTTAGACGCTGTCTCAGCAATCTTAGACATCTGCCATGAAAGGACATATCAGGGGGAACCAGCGATGAAGCTGGAAGCAGCAGCAACACATGGTCAGGACATGCTAAAACTGGAACCAGAGATTGAAAATGAGGTTCTTGACACGACTCGCATTGTACGGGCTGTTTTCGAGGCAAAAGACGATTTTTCAACTGCAGATTTGGCATACTCAACCCAGTCCTACATGGCAAAAGGCATGGCTCAACTTGCAGTTGGAGCAGCACAGAAAATTGGAATAAAGGCAATAGGATTCTCCGGCGGCGTAGCTTACAACAAACACATAACATCTGCCATAAAGAAGCTTGTGGAAAAAAAAGGTGTCAAATTTTATATGCACAACTCGCTCCCAGCTGGCGATGGTGGAATTTCCTTCGGGCAAGCTCTTGCAGCCGTAATTTGCGCTAGCGGCTGA
- a CDS encoding helix-turn-helix transcriptional regulator has translation MSFRKETKEKCICPLDEVMDVISKKWALLIINMIGNNQKVRYKSIMESLTGINSKTLSDRLKELEKYGLINREAFAEIPPRVEYSLTNDGTELAKAVLPLMQWVNSHNLLKMESETPCDVAYRKKHG, from the coding sequence ATGAGTTTCCGAAAAGAAACTAAAGAAAAGTGTATATGCCCCCTTGATGAAGTTATGGATGTTATCAGCAAAAAGTGGGCATTGTTAATAATAAACATGATTGGTAACAACCAAAAGGTAAGATATAAGAGCATAATGGAAAGTCTCACGGGCATAAATTCCAAGACCCTTTCAGATAGGTTGAAGGAACTGGAGAAATACGGTCTAATTAACAGAGAAGCCTTTGCAGAAATACCCCCAAGAGTTGAATACTCTCTCACTAATGATGGAACTGAACTGGCAAAAGCAGTACTACCCTTGATGCAATGGGTAAATTCTCACAATTTGTTGAAGATGGAATCCGAGACACCTTGCGATGTTGCCTATCGGAAAAAACATGGGTAA